In Misgurnus anguillicaudatus chromosome 5, ASM2758022v2, whole genome shotgun sequence, a genomic segment contains:
- the lrriq3 gene encoding uncharacterized protein lrriq3 isoform X2, producing MDSLKAYWTYLVSCSQSLILDHGYWKSKDEKAMCLHDIVMVKLSRLLLKNLDQIGCCRSLRICILADNFLTRIEAVMECTHLVKLDLKGNQILQLPDASCWSQLKELQLLYLHDNNMATWDDINGLSGCLNLTALTLFDTPLSLKKNYRHCVVNNIWSLKALDNYVISDEEIIQNWSLSFQFKAMKQHFHVNLYSSKPDSFETELKAVYKLIAEINRIQAFCCPTLIIQRWIRGYLIRKHLGISLCGKKRTWPEKSFISTQPVNAEKEQVSPQSQEIMEEDNNNHCVSVSFEATNAKPSDSQKDTNSPYITSQPLKSELNASNQDAKVTGNEDIKETAFRVLGMKVHQTVPSSNTLTSRNAMAQEIRDTIRHLHTQRPGPQPHSPAITSVKHLIGHCHGTISFTTFRVIDKAHRAHEKAEMQRHLAENVTEQQFDREVAKGHRDDFMEARRTEARLRQKSDQVDIDKTLSLQRAKRDEDIQQARHKNAQFVEDKRRKVREQEMVHSFSRQHNSIARVVFRYNRTKKHGNQQEKHDHAA from the exons ATGGATTCCCTAAAAGCTTACTGGACCTATTTAGTGAGCTGTTCTCAGTCTCTCATTCTGGATCATGGCTACTGGAAATCAAAGGATGAGAAAGCCATGTGTCTTCATGATATTGTGATGGTCAAACTGAGCCGCTTGCTTTTGAAGAATCTGGATCAGATCGGATGTTGCAGATCACTGAGAATTTGCATCTTGGCTGACAACTTTCTGACCAGGATTGAAGCTGTGATGGAATGCACACACCTGGTTAAATTAGATCTTAAAGGAAATCAG ATTCTTCAGCTCCCTGATGCTTCATGTTGGAGTCAACTGAAAGAATTGCAACTTCTGTATCTTCACGACAACAACATGGCAACCTGGGATGATATTAATGGCTTGTCTGGCTGTTTAAACCTGACAGCATTAACTCTCTTTGATACGCCACTCAGTTTAAAGAAAAACTACAGGCACTGCGTGGTAAACAACATATGGTCACTGAAGGCCCTGGACAACTATGTTATCTCTGATGAAGAAATTATTCAAAACTGGTCCCTTTCCTTTCAATTTAAAGCAATGAAACAACACTTTCATGTCAATCTGTATTCGTCAAAGCCG GATTCATTTGAGACAGAGTTAAAAGCTGTGTATAAATTAATCGCAGAGATCAACAGGATTCAGGCCTTTTGTTGCCCTACACTTATTATACAGCGCTGGATTCGAGGCTATTTAATTAGAAAGCACCTTGG AATTAGTCTTTGTGGAAAGAAGCGGACATGGCCGGAGaaatcattcatttccactCAACCAGTGAATGCAGAAAAAGAGCAGGTATCGCCACAATCTCAGGAAATCATGGAGGAGGACAATAATAACCATTGTGTGTCG GTTTCATTTGAGGCTACAAATGCTAAACCATCTGACAGCCAAAAGGACACAAATTCACCATACATCACCTCTCAACCTCTAAAGTCAGAACTAAACGCATCTAACCAAG ATGCCAAAGTGACTGGTAATGAAGACATTAAGGAAACAGCATTTCGTGTTTTGGGAATGAAAGTCCACCAGACTGTGCCATCGAGTAACACATTAACATCCCGTAATGCCATGGCACAGGAGATCCGTGACACCATCAGACATCTTCACACCCAGAGGCCTGGTCCACAGCCTCACTCACCTGCAATTACTTCAGTGAAACATCTGATTGGTCACTGCCATGGCACCATCAGCTTTACTACTTTCAGAGTCATTGATAAAGCCCACAGAGCGCATGAGAAGGCCGAGATGCAGAGGCACCTGGCGGAGAATGTAACCGAGCAGCAATTTGACCGTGAGGTTGCCAAGGGCCACCGAGATGATTTCATGGAGGCTCGGAGGACAGAGGCACGCCTTCGCCAAAAGAGTGACCAAGTGGACATAGACAAAACTCTCAGTCTACAAAGAGCCAAAAGAGACGAGGACATCCAACAGGCACGTCACAAAAACGCACAGTTCGTGGAAGACAAGAGACGGAAGGTACGAGAGCAGGAGATGGTTCACAGCTTCAGCAGACAACATAACTCAATAGCCAGGGTTGTTTTTAGATAcaacagaacaaagaaacatGGAAACCAACAAGAAAAGCATGATCATGCAGCATGA
- the lrriq3 gene encoding uncharacterized protein lrriq3 isoform X1 → MDSLKAYWTYLVSCSQSLILDHGYWKSKDEKAMCLHDIVMVKLSRLLLKNLDQIGCCRSLRICILADNFLTRIEAVMECTHLVKLDLKGNQILQLPDASCWSQLKELQLLYLHDNNMATWDDINGLSGCLNLTALTLFDTPLSLKKNYRHCVVNNIWSLKALDNYVISDEEIIQNWSLSFQFKAMKQHFHVNLYSSKPDSFETELKAVYKLIAEINRIQAFCCPTLIIQRWIRGYLIRKHLGISLCGKKRTWPEKSFISTQPVNAEKEQVSPQSQEIMEEDNNNHCVSEKTDVHIKRLNVDLNKLMQAGYSEVSFEATNAKPSDSQKDTNSPYITSQPLKSELNASNQDAKVTGNEDIKETAFRVLGMKVHQTVPSSNTLTSRNAMAQEIRDTIRHLHTQRPGPQPHSPAITSVKHLIGHCHGTISFTTFRVIDKAHRAHEKAEMQRHLAENVTEQQFDREVAKGHRDDFMEARRTEARLRQKSDQVDIDKTLSLQRAKRDEDIQQARHKNAQFVEDKRRKVREQEMVHSFSRQHNSIARVVFRYNRTKKHGNQQEKHDHAA, encoded by the exons ATGGATTCCCTAAAAGCTTACTGGACCTATTTAGTGAGCTGTTCTCAGTCTCTCATTCTGGATCATGGCTACTGGAAATCAAAGGATGAGAAAGCCATGTGTCTTCATGATATTGTGATGGTCAAACTGAGCCGCTTGCTTTTGAAGAATCTGGATCAGATCGGATGTTGCAGATCACTGAGAATTTGCATCTTGGCTGACAACTTTCTGACCAGGATTGAAGCTGTGATGGAATGCACACACCTGGTTAAATTAGATCTTAAAGGAAATCAG ATTCTTCAGCTCCCTGATGCTTCATGTTGGAGTCAACTGAAAGAATTGCAACTTCTGTATCTTCACGACAACAACATGGCAACCTGGGATGATATTAATGGCTTGTCTGGCTGTTTAAACCTGACAGCATTAACTCTCTTTGATACGCCACTCAGTTTAAAGAAAAACTACAGGCACTGCGTGGTAAACAACATATGGTCACTGAAGGCCCTGGACAACTATGTTATCTCTGATGAAGAAATTATTCAAAACTGGTCCCTTTCCTTTCAATTTAAAGCAATGAAACAACACTTTCATGTCAATCTGTATTCGTCAAAGCCG GATTCATTTGAGACAGAGTTAAAAGCTGTGTATAAATTAATCGCAGAGATCAACAGGATTCAGGCCTTTTGTTGCCCTACACTTATTATACAGCGCTGGATTCGAGGCTATTTAATTAGAAAGCACCTTGG AATTAGTCTTTGTGGAAAGAAGCGGACATGGCCGGAGaaatcattcatttccactCAACCAGTGAATGCAGAAAAAGAGCAGGTATCGCCACAATCTCAGGAAATCATGGAGGAGGACAATAATAACCATTGTGTGTCG GAGAAGACAGATGTACATATTAAAAGACTTAATGTGGACTTAAATAAACTGATGCAAGCTGGTTACTCTGAG GTTTCATTTGAGGCTACAAATGCTAAACCATCTGACAGCCAAAAGGACACAAATTCACCATACATCACCTCTCAACCTCTAAAGTCAGAACTAAACGCATCTAACCAAG ATGCCAAAGTGACTGGTAATGAAGACATTAAGGAAACAGCATTTCGTGTTTTGGGAATGAAAGTCCACCAGACTGTGCCATCGAGTAACACATTAACATCCCGTAATGCCATGGCACAGGAGATCCGTGACACCATCAGACATCTTCACACCCAGAGGCCTGGTCCACAGCCTCACTCACCTGCAATTACTTCAGTGAAACATCTGATTGGTCACTGCCATGGCACCATCAGCTTTACTACTTTCAGAGTCATTGATAAAGCCCACAGAGCGCATGAGAAGGCCGAGATGCAGAGGCACCTGGCGGAGAATGTAACCGAGCAGCAATTTGACCGTGAGGTTGCCAAGGGCCACCGAGATGATTTCATGGAGGCTCGGAGGACAGAGGCACGCCTTCGCCAAAAGAGTGACCAAGTGGACATAGACAAAACTCTCAGTCTACAAAGAGCCAAAAGAGACGAGGACATCCAACAGGCACGTCACAAAAACGCACAGTTCGTGGAAGACAAGAGACGGAAGGTACGAGAGCAGGAGATGGTTCACAGCTTCAGCAGACAACATAACTCAATAGCCAGGGTTGTTTTTAGATAcaacagaacaaagaaacatGGAAACCAACAAGAAAAGCATGATCATGCAGCATGA